One Coccinella septempunctata chromosome 1, icCocSept1.1, whole genome shotgun sequence DNA window includes the following coding sequences:
- the LOC123306904 gene encoding uncharacterized protein LOC123306904 yields the protein MPGGRWECVNCRSEDGTTPSPAIRASPPPDRRLSVEDDAGDGVVVGPDDLGASRLLFSVKNDVAAMRNDIKELRNSVTFCSGKITDFEQRISKLHEVVKLANQVKMENDLLKKEVTNLQTRLDSVEQNLRLNNVEITDIPEKNNENLIEIVRRVGEFMEVEVEPSAISSVSRTRITNKPKNIVVTFISKAKRDEMLSAVKVKRNQLERKDGFKLDGLSNKFYVNEHLTIRSKIIFKAARVMAREKGFKFVWTQNGNILMRKNDTSRILHIRSEADLAKLS from the coding sequence ATGCCAGGAGGTCGATGGGAATGTGTTAATTGTCGTTCTGAGGATGGTACCACCCCCTCGCCAGCTATTCGTGCCTCGCCGCCGCCAGACCGCCGGTTATCAGTGGAGGACGATGCTGGAGACGGTGTTGTCGTCGGCCCGGACGATCTTGGCGCTTCGCGACTCTTGTTTTCTGTGAAGAATGATGTCGCGGCTATGAGAAATGACATCAAAGAACTACGAAACTCAGTCACGTTCTGTTCTGGTAAAATCACTGATTTCGAACAAAGAATAAGCAAGCTGCATGAGGTCGTCAAGCTTGCAAATCAAGTTAAAATGGAAAATGATCTTTTAAAAAAAGAAGTGACTAACTTGCAGACTAGATTGGATAGCGTTGAGCAAAATCTAAGATTGAATAATGTTGAGATCACGGATATACCTGAaaagaataatgaaaatttgattgagATTGTGAGGAGGGTTGGCGAATTTATGGAAGTAGAGGTGGAGCCCTCTGCTATATCATCCGTTTCACGGACAAGGATTACAaataaacccaaaaatattgtgGTGACGTTCATCTCTAAAGCAAAACGAGATGAAATGTTGTCCGCAGTTAAAGTAAAGCGCAATCAGTTGGAAAGAAAAGATGGTTTTAAATTGGATggattatcgaataaattttatgttaACGAACACCTCACTATCAGGagcaaaattattttcaaagctGCTCGGGTAATGGCTAGAGAGAAGGGTTTCAAGTTCGTGTGGACTCAGAACGGTAATATTTTAATGAGGAAAAATGACACATCTAGAATCCTACATATTCGAAGCGAAGCTGATTTGGCAAAGTTGTCCTAA